CTCAATCGGAGAAAGCCCGATATCAGGGAAGTCTTATGAGTCTGCTGTAAAAAATTGAAATAATACAGCAGGAGTTCTAAAACAAAACTCAGAAACTTTCTTATTTAATGATAGTGAAAACGGCAATTATGCTGACTTAGTATTGATTTTACCAATATATATGATTGAATTACTTGGTGGTTCAACTGAGTCGGACCATTATTCAATAAAAGGTAAAGAAGTTTCATCAAATTCATTTGCTGAAAAGCAAGAAGAAAGCAAAATAAAATTCAGTAGTACTTCAAATGATTTAAATCAATACAAAAATAGGTGAAATAACAATAATAATAAAAAATTACATTCAAAAGATGTTGCTGCTTTAGCAACAGATGATGTAAAACAAGAAGCTTTACTAAATCAAATAATGTATGCATTATCAAAAGATAGTTCATCTAGTGATTTAGCTAAAACAATAATCTACACAAAGTATTTAGATGCAGATCAAGTTTATTATGCTGGATTATGAGATACAATTGGTACTTACATAAAAAGTGAAGATGATAAAGACGATTAAAAATTAAAATAAACCCATAAAAGGGTTTATTTTTTTATAGAATATTAATGAAAAGAGGTTTTAATATGGATTGTATATTTTGTAAAATAATTAATAAAGAAATGGATGCAAAAGTAATTTATGAAAATGAATATACATTAGCGTTTTTAGATATATTCCCCAACAGTAATGGACACTCACTTGTGATACCTAAAAAGCATTTTGAAAATTTTGAAGAAACAGATGATTTTTATTTACAAGAAGTTGTTAAAACTAAGAAAATAGTTTCAAAAATATTAAAAGATAAATTAAATCCAAAGGGAATGAATTATGTTTCAAATCAAGGATCAGAGGCATTTCAAATGGTATTTCACTATCATGAACACATAATTCCAAAGTATATAAAAGATGAGGGATATGCTTTTAAAATTAATGCACAAAACTTATCATCTATTGATGAAGTATTTGAAAAACTAAAATAAAAAGGAGTCTAATTAGACTCTTTTTTATCATAGTGATTTAAATAACTTCTTCCCTCTTCAGAAAGAATTCTTCCGGTTCAAGCACCTTTTTCAACCTTTGCAAGTTCATCGTTAATTTTGTAAATTCTTGCATCCATTGCATCTAAAGAAGATATTATTACACCTTCTATTAAATTTGGTTCTACTGGTGATCCATATTCGTTTTTACCATGACTCGATAATATAACGTGTTGTAATTTCAATACTTCTCTACTGTCTTTATAACCTAGTTCAATGGCTTTGTTGGAAACGAAAGTATTCCCTATAGAAATATGACCCAGCAATCTTCCTTCATCAGTATATTCAGAAGCATTTTTACCATCCATTTCAATTACTTTTCCAATATCATGAAGTATTGCCCCACAATAAACTAATTCTCAGTCAATTTCGGCATATTTATATACATCTTTAATGGCTTTTGCCCCCATTAAAAGAGAGTAACTATGTCAGAAAAGCCCACCAATAACATTATGGTGAATACTTACAGCTGCAGGATAAGTTTTAAATTCAACTTCATATTGTTTTATTATTGATAAAGTTAATGTTCTGTAAATATCATTTTTTATACTTTCAATGAAATCTATTAATTTTTCATAGTTGTTATCAACATTTATAGGTGCACTAATGCTAAACATCTCTTCTTTAATATCGTGTTTTGCAAAGTCTTCTTCTTTAATTATTTCATAAGAGTTAACTTTTAATTGTAACTGTTGTCTGTAAACATTTGTTGCAGCTTCAATTTTAACAATTTCTCCATTTTTTAATTCTTCTGAATCTTTATCTGTTGAATTTCAAAGTCTAGCTTCTATTCTCCCAGACATATCAACTAAGTTTAAGATCAAATAGTTCGATCCATTATTTCCTGTTGATAATATAGTTTTTTCTATTCTAGCTATTAAAGTTACTAGTTTACTGTCAGCATTAATTTGATTAATCATATTTGCACTCCTCAAAGATAACTTAATTTTAACAAAAAAAACACTATTAATTAGTGCTTATTTCTTATTATATTAAAAATCCTGGATTTTTTAATATACTTATAAATTCTTTTCCAAAAACAATTGCATCTTCTGGTTCTAAAACATTTTGATTAAATGCAAAATTTACTTTTACAAAATTAGATAAATTACCATCTTCTTTAAATGAATTTGCAATTGATGAAATGTAAATTGAAATTAGTGACTCTTTTGATAATCCGAAACTTGCATTATCAATTCCAAAGTTTGAAAGATCATAAATTGCAACCTTAACTTCTTCATTATTTTTAGATTCATTTTTTTCAATTTCTTTAGAAATATTTAAGATACTTGAATCTTCTTGCACTTTAACAACGGTGTCTTTAAATTCAACACCA
This genomic interval from Spiroplasma monobiae MQ-1 contains the following:
- a CDS encoding HIT family protein, whose protein sequence is MDCIFCKIINKEMDAKVIYENEYTLAFLDIFPNSNGHSLVIPKKHFENFEETDDFYLQEVVKTKKIVSKILKDKLNPKGMNYVSNQGSEAFQMVFHYHEHIIPKYIKDEGYAFKINAQNLSSIDEVFEKLK
- a CDS encoding 3'-5' exoribonuclease YhaM family protein is translated as MINQINADSKLVTLIARIEKTILSTGNNGSNYLILNLVDMSGRIEARLWNSTDKDSEELKNGEIVKIEAATNVYRQQLQLKVNSYEIIKEEDFAKHDIKEEMFSISAPINVDNNYEKLIDFIESIKNDIYRTLTLSIIKQYEVEFKTYPAAVSIHHNVIGGLFWHSYSLLMGAKAIKDVYKYAEIDWELVYCGAILHDIGKVIEMDGKNASEYTDEGRLLGHISIGNTFVSNKAIELGYKDSREVLKLQHVILSSHGKNEYGSPVEPNLIEGVIISSLDAMDARIYKINDELAKVEKGAWTGRILSEEGRSYLNHYDKKESN